TGTACATCTGACATAAATATGTCTCTTAACTTGGTAAACCAACTTTCCCCATCCTCAAATAAATAGGGAAAATGACTGTCTTTTGGATTTTGCCATCTTCACTCCAAGCCCTCGTGAACTCTTCCATCACACTGCCAGTGAGCAACTCCACACCCTTTTGTTTATCAATTTCATATGCAGACCACGACCTCAAGTATGTGAAATAACCCTCCAAATCCATCACTTTCTCTATGTTAAACCGAAATGGTCCAGTGTGTTCATGTCCCTCTACTGGTTCAAACGGGAAATCAATGGTTTTGTATCCCTGTTCCACTGTTTCACAAGGTGATACCAGGGACGGACCAGATTTCCAGTAAGGACCAGCATCGATGGTGTAAAATCTTTGGAACAGTGAGTCAACTGTTGGGTTGACTTCTGGTGTGGTGTAACACCAGGCAGCGATCACCCCGTTGGGCTTCTTCAGAAGCCACTTCACCTGTTGGTAGAACGTAGGGAGGTGGAACCAGTGCATGGCTTGAGCTGTGGTGACCAAATCATAAGTGGATTCTGATCCAACTTTCTTTTGGAGTGCTTCCGGACATGCTGGGGGAAGTGCATTGGTATGTTATGTTTGCAAGCTTTTCTGCAAATTCTAGTTGCTTTGGGCTTATGTCTGTCGCTATCACGTTCTTGTAAAGCTTAGCCAGCTGATCACATGGATGATGAAGCATGCATTAGAACTCTAACCCAAGAATCACAAAAAATCACACAGAACacaacacacaaacacacacagggagagagagagagagagagcaaacTAACTGAGCAAACTAACCAGCATCCCATGCTAGTTCATGAGAGGGGGtattggaaagaataaaatgaaagagTTCTCGAGGATAATTAGGCCTGCCCTCAGAATACTGTTTTGACTGGTAAATAGGATTATCCCCGGAGTTCAAATCTGCCatactgtgtgtgtgtgtgtgtgttggatTTGTGATAATATCAAAAGTGAGGTTAAGTGAAGCATATATGCTAGATAATTGCTGGGGAAGGTTCATTCAATGTAGTTGGGTGCAAATTTATTAGTACAAGAGAAACTAGATTTCTCTTCTTCATTCTTTGTTGCATACCATTTACCAATAACTCAATAATTCATTACAATATTAGTTGTGTTGTTTGGTATGTGGGCTCTTTCGTGTGTGCGTGACCCACGCAACTACTATGTCATTCCAAAGGATTAATATATTTTAGAGTCGGTATTGAACAACTCTCCTTTATTTTGTATAATGCTCATTTTTTATTGTCCCATATCAATGGACTGAAGGGATGTATTAAAATACAAATTCAATAGTATATAACAATCACTCTTAACATAATTCACTACTTATGGCTAATAGACTCTTGTCTCACATCTGCCACAATTAGGTCATGTTCAATTCGTCAGTTTCATGGATAAACAAATCTTGGGTATCATAGAGTTTGGTATGTAAGCATGAGCCAATGGCGTATTGGATTCTTCCACACAGATGTCAATTTGTAGACAAGCACAACTCTCCACAGTAGTGGAAATGACCGTCTGTAGTTTCCCAATCCAGTTATTAGTATTAGGGTGTCCATCCACAGCtcaattcaatttttttggtTTGATATTTTTGTTGTGGTGATGTTCTGCCATATCTGAACCTATCAGAAAATCCATCAAGCTTTGTGAATGAAAATCGGTGTATTCAAATGGAAAAACAGAAAATACTAGTACCAGTTTTTTTGGCTTAGGTTCACCTCTttgattaatttaaatgaattCTTGAGTTATTGGTAAATGTAAAATAACCATCTTTATTCTAGCCATTGTTTGATAATCTtgaaaaaatgcaaaaataaaaacaccTGACTTTGACCAAAACAGTACCATTTTTTAGCATATTCTATGTTACCAAACAAAGAGTATTTTCTTGGTagccattttttttttgttttttttttttattttcttggtaGCCATTTTCTAGCCTAttctgataaaaaaaaaaattaaaaaatgcaaaaaaagcAAAACAACCTCAAactattttatagtctaagtaTGTGGGCTTCAGTAAATTTAAATGTTACGGGCTACagaaatgaaaatatctcaCTTGGGTGTGTAATCAATTATCAACTCAATCATTAATTTCTAACTACTTAGATTAGTAGAGATCTAGTGGTCTACAAATTGCCAcgtaaaatttcattttattacgtattatttaaatttaaaaaataagaaaactaccaaaattagggttttgatcaAAATGTCAATATTGTTTATTAAACATACCAATACGAttcattgaatatgtcaacacaatttagcattgacattttatattcattatatttatgTATTATGATAGTTATATTGACACTGAACTGTTAcccaaaaaatacaaaaatccaatttttttttcaaattcttacatcggaacatatgcaagcgAGATCTTGTTAGGattcttataaaattatatttaatttgatacaagttgtgtaaaaaaataatttaaattgagataattataatcatttaaaatttttgaatgtttttttgaaagttagttataactaacttttggtAGATTGACATGAATAcctttaattgaaattttatgtGAATTGTACTACCTCTgtctcatgttacttgcactttttattttaggccgtaaaattgtgattgatttttttagtgtaattaaaatAGAATTTGAAGTGTAACGAGACATAATTTTATAAAGGAcctcttaacttaatctaacatattattaaatatattaattctaacttcaactagaaatagtgtaagtagtttgtgacgagccgaaagcaatagtgcaagtaacatgacACGAATGAATTATTGATATTCATGGATGAAATGATCTTATGCCTTGATTTCATAATCCAATGTatatcatttagttgtagttagcaatataacacactcATATCACACTATatggagtactaatattttattttgatagtAAGACGATAAATATAGAagtaatttatatatttgaggTAAATGTTTCGAATTTGAGTCTATTATGATACcatctttaaatttatatttatttactcataaaaaaatatgtaaattatTTTTCACGTAAATACTATTAATAcacaaaaatttgaaatatcaatttaataaatgtAACATAAGGTAAAATACCTAAATTGAATCAAGGAATCAATCCCTTTCATCATCCTCAGATGATTGGCAAGAAATATATGCTCCTTCTCAAAATATGGGAAACCACTTTtgtttttatcttatttttccaATTAGGTATCAACATGTGCTCGTGACTCATATACCCGTAGCCAATAATTATTGGTCACCTTGGCATTCATCGAGggtttttactttttcaaattaatttaaataactattttATTTCAGAATTTAACAAATTTCACTAAGTTAAATACAGGAGAGCATATTAGATACCATAACTCACACACCCTCTCCCGCCCAAGCGCCGCCGCCGTCTCCGCCGGAGCTGAAACGCTGGTTGTAGCGCTGATAGGCTGTTCATATTCGTACAGAATTAAAGGGTATCTATTCTTgcttttttatttctattttcttgTATATTTGTTCAGGTATTATAGCAATTATGGATAGTAGCATTTGGTTTTTCTCATTGATGTTGGTTTTGGTGTTTATTTCAATCTTCAACGGTGCAAGGTAGAAGCTTCAAGGACGCTTGATTTGTTGTACCTTATGGTTACTAGTGTTGTACCTTGACCTTAGCTCTAGAGTGATGTCCATTCTCTCCATCCTTTTTTCATTATACCATTCAAGATTGATTTTTTTACGGTTTTgggtttttatttgtttagtgAGTCATGTTTTGTTCGTCTGTATAATGTGTGGCGCAGACAAAAAAGGAGAAGGCTTTATGCACAATTAAATGCATAGGAGTTTATGTTGGTGATGAAATGTCTATTGTAGTTTTTAGCATTAGTTTGTGATTTGAAACAAAGTGATGATCAAAAAAGAACATTAGAAACCACGTACTTGTTTTTATGGTAATTAGAATGAATTGTTTTGGTTTGGGGGTTTTGATGTTTTCTTCAAGGCATATCGAATACAATGTAATGTCTCTGGATTCACATTCTATGTGTTTGCTAACTTATTGGTTTATTTTTGCTCTCATAGTACTATGATTTTCATTACCATTTTATGTTTTAGGTTGGTTTTTTCCGAAATCACAATTAGAATGGCCAACATCATGCCTATTTCCACCGAATCCTGCAAGATTGGTTTCATCGGGGCTGGAAAAATGGCAGAGAGCATCGCCAGAGGTGTCATCAATTCAGGGGTTTTTCCGGCTTCCAATGTCCGGACTGCTCATCTTGGCCAGAGGCGTACTGTCTTTGAATCATTTGGCACAAAAGTCTTTGATCAGAATAGTCAGGTGCTCGCTCTCATGCTTTACTTGTTGTATTTTGCCACGTTGCCCTTCACTTTCTTGAGGGGAGAGAGAGCCGTGAAACTTTAAACGTGATGCACTTCTCTTGAAGTCTGCTATAAGTctataagaaaatttatttgccaggtttgcagcatataTGTTGAGAACAGCTTAAACAATATGCAAGGTTTCTGAATTTAAGTAATACTAATAACAATCATAATAACTATCATTTCACAACTCTTGTAAATCATTTCAAATAGTCTCGTGCACTTCATTCAGATTGGTTGAATTTTTTAATTCCTTAACATACtaataattttgaatttatacATGACATATACTACTATCAGCTTATGTATACCATTTACTCTCTTTTTTAACTGTCATCACCGTAACTCCATGCCTTTTTGGCCTATCTGAAACGCAGGTAGTCCAAGATAGTGATGTGGTTATATTCTCCGTGAAACCTCAAGTTGGTAATTTCTCTACGCGATGGAAAAGATATATAGCTGATATTTATTCCATTTTCGTCTAATCTCGCTGTTTCCATGTTCTGTTCAAATATGTAGTCAAAGACGTGGTGCTACAGTTAAGGCCACTTCTTTCAGAGAAGCAGCTATTAGTCTCTGTTGTTGCTGGAGTCAAGCTAAAAGATTTGCAGGTTCGTGCAATGAAATTGTACTTGTATATAATCCATAACAAGCTCTGCTCTGCATAAATTTCGTGGATGATTCCCAAGTCATGTTTCTCTTTTCATTTCAATATCTCATTCGCTGAATTCTATCCGAGGCATAACACTGATCAACATGTGTTGTTTGACACATTTTTAGGAGTGGGCTGGTCACAGCCGATTTATTAGGGTAATGCCCAACACCCCAGCTGCTGTTGGTGTGGCTGCGTCTGGTATGCAATTTTCCCGCTTTCTCTCTGTCACCATATAGTACATGTGTATACATAGGTGACCACGGTTTTCTAAAGAAAGTTATATACACAGTTATTACTCTGGGGGACGCAGCAACCAAGGAAGATGGAGAATTGATCAGTAAATTATTTGGAGCAATTGGCAAAGTTTGGACAACTCAGGAGAAGCTGTTTGATGCTATCACCGGCCTGAGGTACTCGTCGCTCCTTCTCTTCTTACCTTTGGATAATGGTTCATACGTTATGGGAGTGCTTCTTGCTATACGGTGGCCTTGACATTGTTGAGTTCTTTTGTTGGATGGCAGTGCTAGTGGACCGGCATACATCTTTTTGGCGATTGAAGCTTTAGCCGATGGAGGTGTCGCTGCTGGTCTTCCACGTGAACTCTCACTTGGCCTGGCTTCTCAAATGGTAGATCAATACATTAACTATATGATTGACCTGAGTTGGCCATACATGAACCTTTTGAACTTTCATTACCTAGTCGACGTGAGAcatcacaattttattttacaagCACCACGGCCGACTCAATCTGGATCTGATACAGGTACTGGGAGCAGCATCAATGGCGGTGAGCACGGGCAAGCACCCTGGCCAGCTGAAAGACGATGTGGCGTCGCCTGGTGGCACGACTATAGCTGGGATTCACGAACTGGAAAAGGCTGGCTTTCGAGGCATACTGATGAACGCAGTCGTTGCTGCTGCCAAGCGCGGCCAAGAGCTTTCTAAGAACTAGATTCCATGCTATATCTTGCAAATAATTACCCATGTTATGAGTATATGTACTCGTCACTCTTTCTCCTAAATATGGTAGGATGTCATTAGCAATAGCTAAACTAGTATTATATCTCTCTTCTGCATTAGTTTGAAGAGGATAAATAATGCCATTAGACAACATGATGTAAACAATTGTGTTTGCTCTTGACTATGAATGTCTAGACAACATTACTTTTCATGACAAAAAAGGGTATATAACAAGGTTTTCTGTAGACCTCAGTAGCTGTCTCATTCTCATTGACCATTGCTCAATTCCATGCCATCGATCTTACTTAAAAAATCGAAAACTAAAGCGCTCTTTGATTCGTAGGCTGAATAGTGAAAAAAGTCTGCACAAAGGTAAGGCAAAGAAGAAGCACTCCAGCAAACAAGGCGATAGCAGTCCATGGAGTCCGAAAACGACTATAAATCAGGTCAGCAAGCCAAGTCCTAGCCTTGCTCCTGCAATGCTCTTCAATCCTTCTCTTCACATCCTTGAATATATCTTGATCATGCAGCCCAAACGTGTCGATCTCCTTCATTATTTGCACCACATTCTCTACATTCCCTAACCTATTCAGCATCACCCCATTGGCCCGCAACTCCTTCACATCTTGTGGGCTCTGCACGAGCGACTTCATGAAGATGGCGTAGGACAGCACCACCGGACTAGAGCATCCGTGTGGAAGAACTTCAAAGGCGATCATGTTTTCCATGACCATTGGAGTTAGGTATTGAATTGGGAGGTGGAGCTCGCTAAAACAGATACCAGGCACGAAAGTGATCTCCCCAGGCGATAGGTCAGGATCAGACCTTATACGGATTCCTTTGGCCTTCAGATCCATCACTGAACGATTCATGTTTGATATGCCAGCATCAACTGTTTCTTCCCTCGTGGGAAACCTAGGCAACATGTAAACGTTCTTATCAACTAAGCTATATTCAGACATAAGTGTATGTTGTTCTTTAGtcttattcttctttttcttcttcttcttcttcttcttcttcactatAACTTTTCGAACAGCTTCGAGTAAGTGAATGGAAGGATCTTCAATTTCTTCAGGGATCTCTGCATTCTTGAGGTTTACACCTACTAGACGCGTTTTGCAGGTTAGAAACCCAGCGAAAAAACGTGGGAGAAACGAAGCTGCTTCTCCTTCCTCGTACTGCATGGCGATGAGAAGTTTCAGGACCTGAGTATGATATTCATTGTCCAACTATTAATATGTCATTCATTTTCATCAATTTTAGTAATAGTATAATACCCCAACCGTCCTATACAATTATGTGCATTTGAAATAACATAggaattaatgcaaaattggtaaagtaagaaaaatagagagaagaGTAGTGTTAGTTGATAGTGGGACCCgaattattattagtgtttaatggtggGCCCTAgcggtataagttgtaaataaatttatgtatatgggTAATGAGTTGAAGACaacttttcataaatggaaatgtccatatttttataggacctacgaaaatgaaaaatgcatatatttttatggaacgtgGGAAGTATAAatcactacaacaaaaaaaacctTTAAGGACATTCTTTAATACAATTAAGGACGTTAATTTGTGTTTCCAAATATACTACAAACGTTTCAAATAGTGTGTCCTTATTGCtggtgtcccaactaaaattaaagGACGCAAATGAAAGCGTTTCAATTTTTGTATCCCCAAAAGATACTCCCTTCATTTCACTAGGTGTTTCTTTTTTACAtgatatttaagaaaataaCATTTAATAAGTTAACCAGAGGGAAACGACTTACCAGAAATAGAAAGAGGCTATTTTTGTGAGAAtgatcaaaatagaaaaagaagactatttttatgggacggaggaattactagttttataataaaatgtgtgagataaagttagtgaaatgtgaaatccattactaaaagtagtaaaaaacaaatagaaaatttattgatggacggacaaaaataacaaaatgattGATGATGTACAGAGAGAATAGTAATAATGGAGATAGAATGTGTTTAACTTTCTCCATAAATTGAAATAACTCAACTTGAATAAAACGATCATAAAAGAATACGATCAAACTATAGTGAGACTGAGGGGATAATTAGTACTCCATGAAAGTGGTATAGGAGGTGGAAAAAAATAAACCAGTTAATTTCAAGTGACCTGTAATGGGATCTGATTCTCCATGAGCATGATGTCGTGAACCATCAACGGCCAGGATCCGGCGCCAAGACATCGACGCCAGTCCAAGAAGTTGTTTCCTTTCATCCCCAAGTAGTTATGGATGAAGTCTATGATGATGCTTGCATCCAAAAGCATCATCAACGCTAGCGATTTGTCGTCGTATTTCTCCACGATCTCTGTCTCCGCGTAGCAGTCTCGGATGGCGGCGGCTTCCTCCAGAATCTTGGAGTAGAAGAAggccttcttcttctcatcaCCGCCGGCGCAGCAGTCGAGGCAGAGGTGCTTGAATTCCTCGGCCCGACGGAGCCCGCGTTTGCCGTGGTGGTAGGGCCCGATGGAGACCAGCACTGGGTCGTACACTTGCTGGCTCCGCTGTATATTCCGGCTACGTATATGCGGTGGTATTTTCTGTATTTGGCGGCGGCGGTGTGATTCAGAGTAGAGCTTCTTGGGTTGAGAGTGGAGGAGCGCTGAGAAGTCTTGGAGCGTTGCGATGTCCACCGCTACTTCAAAGTCATCGCGGCGACTTCCTCCGCCGTGGTGGCGCTTCTCCATTTTCTATATAAAGTCAATAATAAAATTTGGATGATTGTTGCTCATGTTATTCCGCTTAATTTACCTAATACtacaaagatttaaataatttaattttagataaccctacaaagatttaaataatttactctcacataatatacaaagatttttcttctataaaaattcataacaaaaatatagaaacattcaaaaatcacaaatttaatGCTCTAACTCACTCCTCAAGGACTGAAGAATAGAATAATTAAAAAACATGATTAAATTCGGATAGTGTAAGCCCCATTTATTCAAATACTCCATGGATATAAAATTAAACGAGTCAATGTTCAAATACTCCATGAATATAAAATTTAACGAGTCTACGTTCATTTTCAATGCATGTCTTTTCCATACGACAATAGGCAGCAAAAGTCCTTCAATAACTCAAGCATTTTATTCAATTGATTATTCTCATCTAGTAAAATACACACGCGTGCACTATGAAGTTACTAGTGATAATTTTCGCGGCGGTTTCCTCCGCTGCTGTGGATGCTTGCAGATGATTGCTTCCAAGGACGGAACCAGAACTTTCGATAAGCCGgtgctaaaattataaaaaataaagtatatataaactttaaatataatttcttattcttacctcctttatttattttaaaaatttataaaatgatgaAAACACAATTTGAGAATTTCAAATACaaaatttcatatatatttttataagaaataatattcattcaaattaaaaattttagtaAATTTTGGCCCGTCAtttcattatatttaaaattataatattaaattgtaAACTTTCAAATTTTCACAATTATATCATCCAATTATAAAATGTTGTcttttgaaaacatttaaagtTAAACGATGgtcttttattaaaataagaaaaaaaacaaaaaaagaaaaagtatatagtctaataaaaattaaaaaatcatgattttatattctacttttaaataattaactagATTAATTTTTTACTAACATTTTATATACAAACATAGATACACATAAATTGTGACATTATGGAGATGAGTAAAATAATTTGTTACGTAAAACTCATAGTattatactataaataaaaagaagattAGCATATACGTACTCCgcatataaataaaaagaagCAAACTTGATTCTATCATTATATCTACTATTCTCAAATATCTAGAAACAAGGATTTATAGTTGTAGaagtatataatataaaaaaacaatagaAGTAGTAGTATATGAATAGATTGTGGACCCCACATAGCTGGATTCATTATTACTTTCTAtttctctcccttctctctttcGTCTTCTTCCCCTTTTCTCCTCCCCTTCATCCTTTTATCTTTCCgtaaaaaaatgcaaaaggtgCAACGTGCAGATACAGACAACCATGGTGATAGTACTGGACCAGCACCGgcaccggccaagcccccgctagAGCGGTGGCTTGGCCCATGCCTAGGTCCGTCCTTGATTGCTTCTTCATTATAACTATAAACATGgtcaattttactttatttattttgtcgCAACATTGATCTATTGAAAAAGTAAGTGATGCAATTTTTAATGGTACTACTATTTTGGTATTTCAAATCTGAATTTAAGTTTGACTCGTTCTTTTAATTACTTTCAAGCAGATTAAATAGTTTAATCAATGAGGCTATTTTCAAGCCATATATCAATATGAAATAGTATAAAACTCAACACGTCAATGTTTATATTCATGCATGTCTTTTCCAAACGTCATTTGGCGACAAAAGTCCTTCAATAACTATGCATTTTATCAACGAATTATTCTCATCAGTAAAATAACATACACGTCTTACGTCTTCACAATAAAGTTATCAATAATGTTTGAATTAtgtaataataaatgtgactaaatatttaatttgctgAAATTAAATGCTATAGCGTCAATTTATGTTCGAAGTAgttgaccgtagtatattctcGGTGATATGAAAGAATGAATTAAAGTTGGTCAAAATAAAGCTAAAAATGAGCTATGGGAAAAGTcaaggaattaattaaatatgttaattatcccacattagAGATGATAACCTTATTAAAGATGTTTATAATAAGATGATCGTtgtatattcatattttataaaCCAGTCCCAGTGAGtgagaaatactccctccatcacaaaaaaataaggacattttGGGACACTATGAGAATTAACATAATTGGTACAGTAAGAGAGATTAAGAGAAGGGCCATGATCGATCCCAGACGCGAAGCGTGTCTAGATATGTTCCGTCTAGAATCAACCTCTAACTTCCATAACGGTTTGTAACCGGTTACAGTCAAACCATAATGACAGGCATAATGCCTGCGGGGAGTCCAATATCCACATGCATTGGAGTTTGGAAtatgcctataaataggcatccATCCTTTCATTCTAATACACAAaactaggggtgagcaaaaaaaccggaaaccgaatatccgaaccgaaccgaaccaaaccgaaattttgaaattcggttatgttatttcggttttttggttcggttcggttcggttttgaaaatacaaaaatttcagtttttcagttcggttcggttcgggcgaagaaaaaaaccgaaaaaccgaattatatatatattctattaatttaatatattatattatatataatatatagtatattcttttaataaattctactattatatatatattatatgtattattaattttatattatatataaatattctattagtatatataaaataaaataaattacacatatatatattaatattatatttatttttttggggttttcagttttttcgattttgttcgggtttttcggttttttaagttcggttttcggtttttcggtttcggttttttggtttttcgggttcggttcggtttggattttgaactaaattcggtttttcgattttggttcggttttgacaaaaaaccgaaccgaaacccgaatgcacacccctacacAAAACTAACAAAGCATTATCTACATATGCGCTCTATCTCTCTCAGTTTTGtatttctgtcgaagctctgttCCTCGGCATTATCTAGTTTGTCGGAGCGCTACTGCTAGCAGTGTTGCTACTTCATAGACGGACACGTTTTATCTTTAGGGATAACACATCAATTCGAGAGCACTATCTGAGCATATCTTGTGTTGTGGAAGAGGACTCATCGACTCAGCTTACGACTATATTATGGTTTAAAGTTTCGATTTATATTTTacaattcaatttatttccaTGTAAtatctctttttcttcttcaaattgTGTTACGCCTGGCTAGTATTTTACATCTCTACACAATTTTACAACATGTCAAACACACTAATTCAAACACAAAGCAAGCAACTTTTCTAGCAACAAAATAAGTCTAACGGCTTTTGGTAAACGTATGGCCACAAAGACATGTATATGTAGCAACAAAATAGTAAACGTTTGGCCACAAATACATGTACACGTGTGAACACTTTCCTTTAGTGGCATTTAAAACTAAAGGATTCTTTGATTGAGGCACGTACACTCTTTTCCTCTAGTGGcatttaaaactaattaaaGGAGTCTTTGATTGATAGGCCGAATAGTAAAAAAAGTCTGCAGAAGAGTAAGGCAGAGAAGGAGCACTCCAGCAAACAAGGCGATAACAGTCTCCATGGAGTCCGAAAACGAGTATAAATCAGGTCAGCAAGCCACGTCCTAGCCTTGCTCCTGCAATGCTCTTCAATCTCCCTCTTCACATCCTTGAACAAATCTTGGTCATGCAGCCCAAACGTGTCGATCTCCTTTATGACTTCCACCACTTTCTCTAAATTGGCAAGCCTATTCAGAATCACCCCATTGGCCTGCAACTCCTTCACATCTTGTGGGCTCTGCACAAGTGACTTCAAGAAGATTGCATACGACAGAACCACCAGACTAGAGCACCCGTGCGGAAGAACTTCAAACGCGATAGTGTTTGCCACCACCACTGGAGTTAGGTCCGAGAGGTACTGAACTGGGAGGTGGAGCTCGCTGAAACAGAGCCAGGGCAAGAAAGTTATGTCCGAGAGCGATAGGTCCGGATCAGGCCTTACTCGGATTCCTTTGGCCTTTAATCTTCTTCACTATAACTCTTTGAAAAGCTTCAAGGAAGTGAATGGGAGGATACTCAATTTCTTGAGGGATCTCATCATTCTTGAGGTCTATATTTACTACACGCTTTTTAAAGGATAAAAACGCCGAGAAAAAACGTGAGATAAACGAAGCAGCTTCTCGTTCATTGTATCGCAAGGTGATGAGCAGTTGCAGGACGTGTAAGGGGATCTGATTCTCCATGAGCAGGATGTCGCGGACCATCAACGACCCGGATCAGGCTCCGAGGCATCGGTGCCA
This portion of the Salvia splendens isolate huo1 chromosome 10, SspV2, whole genome shotgun sequence genome encodes:
- the LOC121751126 gene encoding pyrroline-5-carboxylate reductase-like; protein product: MANIMPISTESCKIGFIGAGKMAESIARGVINSGVFPASNVRTAHLGQRRTVFESFGTKVFDQNSQVVQDSDVVIFSVKPQVVKDVVLQLRPLLSEKQLLVSVVAGVKLKDLQEWAGHSRFIRVMPNTPAAVGVAASVITLGDAATKEDGELISKLFGAIGKVWTTQEKLFDAITGLSASGPAYIFLAIEALADGGVAAGLPRELSLGLASQMVLGAASMAVSTGKHPGQLKDDVASPGGTTIAGIHELEKAGFRGILMNAVVAAAKRGQELSKN
- the LOC121751124 gene encoding putative UPF0481 protein At3g02645, translating into MEKRHHGGGSRRDDFEVAVDIATLQDFSALLHSQPKKLYSESHRRRQIQKIPPHIRSRNIQRSQQVYDPVLVSIGPYHHGKRGLRRAEEFKHLCLDCCAGGDEKKKAFFYSKILEEAAAIRDCYAETEIVEKYDDKSLALMMLLDASIIIDFIHNYLGMKGNNFLDWRRCLGAGSWPLMVHDIMLMENQIPLQVLKLLIAMQYEEGEAASFLPRFFAGFLTCKTRLVGVNLKNAEIPEEIEDPSIHLLEAVRKVIVKKKKKKKKKKKNKTKEQHTLMSEYSLVDKNVYMLPRFPTREETVDAGISNMNRSVMDLKAKGIRIRSDPDLSPGEITFVPGICFSELHLPIQYLTPMVMENMIAFEVLPHGCSSPVVLSYAIFMKSLVQSPQDVKELRANGVMLNRLGNVENVVQIMKEIDTFGLHDQDIFKDVKRRIEEHCRSKARTWLADLIYSRFRTPWTAIALFAGVLLLCLTFVQTFFTIQPTNQRAL